A stretch of DNA from Candidatus Abyssobacteria bacterium SURF_5:
TTGTCGAACCCGTTGAAAATGGAAGGGCAGGCGACTCGCTTCGTGTGTCGTTTGGCGATCGCGCGAATGGGATCAGCGGCGTTCTCCTCGATCTGACCTTCGTAATGACGCATGCCGAAACAAAGGCCGTCAGCCACAACAATGGCCGATTTGCGTTCGATGAAATCGATGAAGTCGGGCAAGTCGCAAGCGCCGCCGACAACCATCAGGCGCGGTTTTCCATTTGCTTCGATCGTCCTTTTTTCCAGTTGCGGGATCAGCGCTTCGAGCTTTTCGTTGAACAGCTCGCGCGGGAGCGACATGCCCGCCACCGCCAGTTGCAGGTATTCGGCGCCGGTGAGCGGGGGCGGATCGTTCTTTCTCAAGTCGTTCACGCGCCGCATCAAAGAGCGCGTCCTGTTATATACGGCGATCGAGCGCCTGATGTCTTCCTCTGAAATCTTCTTATCGAATGCGCGCTCGAGCGTTTCGAGCAGTTGGCGCATCTCCTGGACGAGCCATTCTTCCGCGGCCTGTCCGAGCGCATGATACATTGAGAAATAATGGACGAAATCGACCCGCGCCTTCTCCTGCAGTTCACCGGCCAGGCGCAGCATGTGGTCGCACGTGTTGGTGGTCACCAGTCCGTCGAGAAACTCGAGTTGCCCGGTAAGAGCCAATTGCAGAACCGAGCGGGTATAGGAGCAATTAATTCGGTGCAACTGCGCGTCCGCGTTCGAGGTGTCCTGCAGGTTCGGAGCGCGCAGGCGGAGCGGCAATGCTCCCGCCGCATGAAGGATTTCCTCCGGGATATTCGAGCAAACCGTTCCGACAACGGGATTGCCCGCCTGCTTCCACTTCTGAATCTCGGGATTGTTGAGTGTCCGGGCGATTTCTGAAAAATAAGCGATCATGAATGCCCCCTTATTGCATCACCGTCGTGAAGAACTCCTCGATCTGCGTTCTGAGCAGCTCGATCGGCAGAACGCGGTCGTCGTTATAATCGAGCTCGATGAACAGAGCGGGAATATCCCGTTTTCGGCAGACTTCGCGAATGAGCCCGCGCGCGCCGCAGATGCTGTTGCAGCCGACGTGCTGGGTGATGATCATGCAGTCGCAATGATAATGATCGTAAGCGCGGAGCGAGAACTGGATCAGCTTCTGGGTGTCGAATCGCATGAGGGACATGGTCATATCCAACCCTTGCCAGGCGATTCCCTCGAGCATACTTTCGAGGGTGCCGGTATCGATCGGATCGAGAATAGCCGTACTCGAGAGCGAGTTGGAGACCATCATCGCGCCGAACTGCTGTTCCATCCAGTTAAAAAGCTC
This window harbors:
- a CDS encoding 2-hydroxyacyl-CoA dehydratase — its product is MIAYFSEIARTLNNPEIQKWKQAGNPVVGTVCSNIPEEILHAAGALPLRLRAPNLQDTSNADAQLHRINCSYTRSVLQLALTGQLEFLDGLVTTNTCDHMLRLAGELQEKARVDFVHYFSMYHALGQAAEEWLVQEMRQLLETLERAFDKKISEEDIRRSIAVYNRTRSLMRRVNDLRKNDPPPLTGAEYLQLAVAGMSLPRELFNEKLEALIPQLEKRTIEANGKPRLMVVGGACDLPDFIDFIERKSAIVVADGLCFGMRHYEGQIEENAADPIRAIAKRHTKRVACPSIFNGFDNNCGVYRKIIQEWRVRAVVCARLKFCDHWAGERKMLSDEFHRDGVPLLDLEREYSTSGSGQISTRIQAFLEMLSGLKE